A window of the Dioscorea cayenensis subsp. rotundata cultivar TDr96_F1 chromosome 14, TDr96_F1_v2_PseudoChromosome.rev07_lg8_w22 25.fasta, whole genome shotgun sequence genome harbors these coding sequences:
- the LOC120276171 gene encoding uncharacterized protein LOC120276171 yields the protein MAVGLGGGHLVILTQMASAGESFHPNIQTARSSSDVKAYVEKEGDFTNWGEFQIDGRSSRNGPLNLAKVYAEALNTSSVADSLQIIKEKDPKSFFLQYHNLKANAECIFARPISVFQSKQDYSSFVVDTCIAQWLEDNFFVNGASRPKGNNKYILRTVIDRPMSLILEGPSRTGKTAWARSLGRYNYICGHMDFNANNFKNDVMYNLIDDVAP from the exons ATGGCGGTGGGCCTGGGGGGCGGCCATCTGGTAATATTAACTCAGATGGCCTCTGCTGGTGAGAG CTTTCATCCTAATATTCAAACTGCAAGGTCTTCTTCCGACGTCAAGGCGTATGTTGAGAAGGAAGGTGACTTTACTAACTGGGGTGAGTTCCAAATAGATGGGAGATCTTCAAGGAATGGTCCCCTCAATTTAGCTAAAGTTTATGCTGAAGCCCTTAATACTAGTTCCGTTGCAGATTCATTACAAATAATTAAGGAGAAGGATCCCAAGTCGTTCTTTCTTCAGTATCATAATCTGAAGGCTAATGCTGAATGTATATTCGCACGACCCATCTCTGTTTTCCAATCTAAACAAGATTATTCTTCTTTCGTTGTTGATACATGTATTGCGCAGTGGTTAgaggataatttttttgttaatggcGCTTCGCGGCCAAAGggaaataataaatacattCTTAGGACTGTTATTGATCGACCAATGAGTTTGATATTAGAAGGCCCGAGCAGGACAGGTAAAACGGCATGGGCTAGGTCTTTGGGCCGGTATAACTATATCTGTGGACACATGGACTTCAATGCAAACAACTTTAAGAATGATGTCATGTACAATTTGATTGATGATGTAGCTCCTTAG
- the LOC120276412 gene encoding aquaporin TIP3-1-like: MPPRRFVFGRTEDAVHPDTMRAALSEFIATAIFVFAAEGSVLSIGKLYKDTSTGGGLMLVAVAQALAFFVAVAVGFNISGGHVNPAVTFGALIGGHISVIRAVYYWIAQLLGAIVACLLLRITTGGMRPLGFAVGPGIGELQALLLEIVMTFGLVYTFFATAIDPKRGYLGTIAPLAIGFILGANILAGGPFDGAAMNPARAFGPALVGWRWKNHWIYWVGPLIGSGIAGVLYEFVMIPTETPHTHQPLAPEDY; this comes from the exons atGCCTCCACGGCGGTTTGTGTTTGGCCGGACAGAAGATGCCGTACACCCGGACACCATGCGCGCGGCGCTGTCTGAGTTCATCGCCACTGCCATCTTTGTCTTCGCTGCTGAAGGCTCCGTTCTCTCTATAG GGAAGCTATACAAGGACACATCCACAGGCGGTGGGCTAATGCTTGTGGCTGTTGCACAAGCACTTGCGTTCTTTGTAGCCGTGGCCGTGGGCTTTAACATCTCCGGCGGGCATGTTAATCCTGCAGTCACCTTTGGTGCTCTTATCGGTGGCCACATTTCAGTCATCCGTGCTGTGTATTACTGGATTGCTCAGCTTCTTGGTGCCATTGTTGCCTGTCTTCTCCTCCGGATCACTACCGGCGGCATG AGGCCTCTAGGATTTGCCGTCGGCCCAGGAATTGGAGAGCTACAAGCATTACTACTAGAGATAGTCATGACATTCGGTCTTGTCTACACCTTCTTCGCGACTGCCATCGATCCAAAAAGAGGTTATCTTGGGACAATTGCCCCATTAGCCATAGGATTCATATTAGGGGCAAACATACTCGCCGGAGGACCATTCGATGGGGCGGCGATGAACCCAGCTCGAGCATTTGGGCCGGCTCTTGTCGGGTGGAGATGGAAGAACCATTGGATCTATTGGGTTGGTCCGTTGATCGGTTCAGGTATCGCCGGAGTTTTATACGAGTTTGTTATGATTCCGACGGAGACTCCTCATACTCACCAACCTTTGGCCCCAGAAGACTATTGA